In Spinacia oleracea cultivar Varoflay chromosome 5, BTI_SOV_V1, whole genome shotgun sequence, a single window of DNA contains:
- the LOC110796225 gene encoding uncharacterized protein, with product MASMTSFKSQFLINPLKPSQPTAAARNSWVVQCPPQKKRFTVKAVSGDLSSDSTTYLIAGAAVVALLGTAFPIIFSRKDTCPECDGAGFVRKSGGGALRANAARKDLAQIVCANCNGLGKLNQVDK from the exons ATGGCATCCATGACTTCCTTCAAATCCCAATTTCTGATAAATCCATTGAAACCATCACAAccaacagcagcagcaagaAATTCATGGGTGGTCCAGTGTCCTCCTCAGAAGAAGAGGTTTACAGTGAAGGCGGTATCAGGAGATTTATCATCTGATAGCACCACTTATTTGATTGCTGGTGCTGCTGTAGTTGCTCTGCTTGGTACTGCCTTTCCCATCATCTTTTCCCGCAAGGATAC TTGCCCAGAATGCGATGGTGCTGGTTTTGTAAGGAAATCAGGTGGTGGCGCGCTGAGGGCAAATGCAGCTCGCAAGGATTTAGCTCAAATTGTATGTGCTAACTGCAATGGCCTCGGCAAGCTCAATCAAGTCGACAAATAA